A single window of Crassostrea angulata isolate pt1a10 chromosome 8, ASM2561291v2, whole genome shotgun sequence DNA harbors:
- the LOC128160616 gene encoding uncharacterized protein LOC128160616, which yields MQSIMYEHRASREVYDAMCEFFGTSKDVALRRDVMDINEILTGHAYVFHKNKKYRYFQNFSGSTREGFNLKGSDIDIMIWMDCIKVIWRFSQSEHYKCDNYILCFDSSKSPPGYGLLEMLPKHDDYEEYLDERTATIEGKMYLPSSYWKSIMGSRVPKCWLHGPCLMFSDTFDLDIVICIISEFWPPSALTFTKRCQSWLKPELLQEIVRNGCHIVPIGHSKGNHEQAEWRVSFSKAENSLICAMNHCQFLLYGIMKMFLKEAINKSQNEDVKLLCSYHMKTALFWTCQNNSLPECCPENLLKCFWVCLKLVVKWVHEGVCPNFFIPENYMFLGKIYGCAQRKLFSKLYTMYETGFSCLLECPSIQVYISESLTNEIPKPIANNNKPLLAELFMHLEGCCCLRMFNLQNVLCTLKNVKKLLSINLIQIQALMVQKTAIFMLQHMAFHIMSLKQSKNKYLYTAEKLSFRAIKLSVEYGGVSDLLFGALYYYKKNDHQKALAIIKKTKRLLVEPSMIHFAHIPDRSDRVTGNSLSLVERKTFAHSVVILCRVFYIDELVTEQKHSLKYPWPIIRIPPFVFACMLEFLCYRHVDTQKAQSTLEKLSALLTDEHSGYLTLPLREISWQILGICLELSGRFHDAFNAYEKSLEEHQENKIKSATEERMHNLIGEMQKTRNQ from the exons ATGCAAAG caTAATGTATGAACATCGTGCATCAAGAGAAGTTTATGATGCAATGTGTGAATTCTTTGGGACCTCAAAGGATGTTGCATTAAGAAGGGATGTCATGGACATCAATGAGATCCTAACCGGACATGCATATGTCTTCCACAAAAACaagaaataccggtattttcaaaattttagtgGGAGCACACGGGAAGGTTTCAATTTGAAAGGGTCTGACATTGATATAATGATTTGGATGGATTGTATCAAAGTTATCTGGAGATTTTCTCAATCAGAACATTACAAGTGTGATAATTATATACTTTGTTTCGATTCATCTAAAAGTCCACCAGGATATGGTTTATTGGAGATGCTCCCAAAACATGATGACTATGAGGAATATTTAGATGAACGTACTGCTACTATAGAAGGTAAAATGTACCTTCCAAGCAGTTATTGGAAATCGATTATGGGATCCCGTGTTCCAAAGTGTTGGCTTCATGGTCCCTGTTTAATGTTCAGTGACACTTTTGACCTTGATATTGTAATATGTATAATCAGTGAATTTTGGCCTCCATCTGCCTTAACATTTACAAAAAGATGCCAATCGTGGTTAAAGCCTGAACTTCTTCAAGAAATAGTCAGAAATGGATGTCATATCGTACCAATAGGTCACTCTAAAGGAAATCATGAACAAGCGGAATGGAGAGTTTCATTCTCTAAGGCAGAAAATAGTTTAATATGCGCTATGAACCATTGTCAGTTTTTGTTGTATGGGATAATGAAAATGTTCCTGAAGGAAGCCATTAACAAAAGCCAGAATGAAGATGTAAAGTTATTGTGctcatatcatatgaaaacagcACTTTTTTGGACTTGTCAAAATAACTCTTTACCTGAGTGCTGTCcagaaaatcttttgaaatgcTTCTGGGTCTGTTTAAAACTTGTTGTAAAATGGGTGCATGAAGGCGTTTGTCCAAATTTTTTCATCCCtgaaaattacatgtttttggGCAAAATTTACGGTTGTGCTCAACGAAAACTTTTCTCAAAATTGTACACAATGTATGAAACTGGATTTTCTTGCCTCTTAGAGTGTCCTTCGATTCAGGTCTATATATCAGAAAGTCTTACCAATGAAATACCAAAACCGATTGCTAACAATAACAAACCTCTTCTTGCAGAACTCTTCATGCACCTGGAAGGTTGTTGTTGCTTGAGAATGTTCAATTTACAAAACGTTTTATGTACATTGAAGAATGTTAAAAAGTTATTAAGTATTAATTTGATCCAGATTCAAGCTCTTATGGTACAAAAAACAGCCATTTTCATGCTTCAACATATGGCTTTCCATATTATGTCCCTTAAACAAAGCAAGAATAAGTATCTCTATACAGCAGAGAAGTTATCCTTTCGCGCAATAAAGCTATCCGTCGAATATGGAGGTGTGTCTGATCTATTGTTTGGCGCATTGTATTACTACAAGAAAAATGACCATCAGAAAGCTTTAGCTATCATCAAGAAAACAAAGAGATTGTTGGTAGAACCATCCATGATACATTTTGCACACATACCTGATAGGAGTGATAGGGTAACAGGAAATTCGTTATCTTTAGTGGAGAGGAAAACTTTCGCCCATTCTGTTGTGATCCTCTGTAGAgttttttatattgatgagTTAGTGACAGAGCAAAAACATAGTTTGAAATATCCATGGCCCATAATACGAATACCCCCTTTTGTTTTTGCATGCATGCTAGAGTTTCTCTGTTACCGGCATGTTGATACACAAAAAGCTCAATCTACTTTGGAGAAACTATCTGCCCTCCTGACGGATGAACACTCCGGTTATTTAACCCTTCCATTAAGAGAGATATCATGGCAAATTTTAGGAATATGCCTTGAATTATCGGGCAGATTTCATGATGCTTTTAATGCATATGAGAAATCACTTGAGGAACACcaggaaaacaaaattaagtctGCTACAGAAGAGAGGATGCATAATTTAATTGGAGAAATGCAAAAAACTCGAAatcagtga